The Chitinophagales bacterium genome has a window encoding:
- a CDS encoding DUF4105 domain-containing protein, with translation MVRKLILLITVLLCTTVSFAQVDSNASHLRISFLTCGPGDEIWAQFGHNAIRVTDSVAGSDLVYNYGTFAFGEGFEIQFMRGKLLYYVSAYPYRYFLAEYSQPERRVEEQVLLIGDNEKRQIQAFLVNNAKEENRYYKYDFFFDNCATRLRDILPDVLGPDFHYSKVLPKDSKLTFRNIMDEYFYRVHFERVGCNLLLGSRIDKVMTDKDIMFLPDYVRNGLRGATINGKLVAAEPEVIFEGPGRVPAGPNWPFIIITILSLLAITGLIVPNLKLLGNIMSFIFLFVTGLLGVLMLVMWLGTDHQGCQDNFNVLWALPTNLILAFLPKRNKSRYAIVAIALIFVSLLLHIFRIQQMPLIELSPLLLALLFIFGSIVKRSK, from the coding sequence ATGGTCAGAAAGCTCATTCTTCTTATTACTGTGCTGTTGTGCACAACTGTATCTTTTGCACAGGTAGATAGTAATGCCAGTCATTTGCGTATCAGTTTCCTAACCTGTGGCCCCGGTGATGAGATATGGGCACAATTCGGACACAATGCAATAAGGGTGACAGATAGTGTGGCAGGTAGTGACCTGGTATATAACTATGGCACTTTTGCCTTTGGCGAAGGGTTTGAGATACAATTTATGAGAGGGAAGTTGCTGTATTATGTCTCAGCATATCCATATAGGTACTTTTTAGCAGAGTATTCACAGCCTGAGAGGAGGGTAGAAGAACAGGTGCTGCTGATAGGTGATAATGAAAAACGACAGATACAAGCCTTCCTGGTGAATAATGCCAAAGAGGAGAATCGCTATTATAAATATGATTTCTTTTTCGACAATTGTGCCACAAGGCTCAGGGATATTTTGCCTGACGTGTTGGGACCTGATTTTCATTACAGCAAAGTATTGCCCAAAGACTCAAAATTGACTTTCCGGAATATCATGGATGAGTACTTCTACCGTGTTCATTTTGAGCGTGTTGGTTGCAATTTGTTGTTAGGTAGCAGGATAGATAAAGTGATGACCGATAAGGATATTATGTTCCTGCCCGACTATGTACGTAATGGATTGCGTGGTGCAACTATAAACGGAAAGCTTGTAGCTGCAGAACCTGAAGTGATATTCGAAGGGCCTGGTCGTGTACCTGCAGGGCCTAACTGGCCGTTTATTATTATTACTATCTTGTCGTTATTAGCTATAACGGGACTTATTGTGCCGAACCTTAAGTTGCTTGGCAATATAATGAGCTTCATTTTCCTGTTTGTTACAGGGCTATTGGGCGTACTAATGCTGGTAATGTGGTTAGGCACTGACCACCAGGGTTGCCAGGATAACTTTAATGTTTTGTGGGCTTTGCCTACCAACCTTATACTTGCATTCTTGCCCAAACGTAATAAAAGCAGGTATGCTATTGTAGCTATAGCATTAATATTCGTGTCGTTGTTGCTGCATATCTTCCGCATACAGCAAATGCCGTTGATTGAACTATCGCCATTATTATTGGCCCTGTTATTCATATTCGGGTCTATTGTAAAAAGGAGTAAGTGA